Proteins encoded within one genomic window of Trichoderma asperellum chromosome 2, complete sequence:
- a CDS encoding uncharacterized protein (TransMembrane:12 (i50-69o89-111i118-136o142-167i179-199o211-233i282-307o313-336i348-366o372-395i407-427o439-460i)~EggNog:ENOG41) has translation MAPASEMAVAAMAEDDNKTTRAQEAAAVESDTETLLQGADEKKLLRKLDLYIIPLVMGLYLFSFLDRVNIGNARLYGLEQDLHLSSEQFQVTVSILFVTYLLFEVPSNLVLKLFTPRLWVSFIVIAWGIIATLSGLVQSYGALIACRLLLGVVEAGLFPGLSVYLTFFYTKHELALRIGYLFVSAAIAGALGGLLAYGIGHMDGVCGMSGWRWILIIEGIPSVILGVVTFIALPNDAESAYFLTKEEKLLMEERHRREYGNTATSREFSRVDMMRAFKDWKVWAFSFAQFGVDTMLYGFSTFLPTIIDALGEWSIAQVQLLTIPCYFLGAVTYMIVAMLSDRFQMRGIFCVIFGCISIIGYGVLLSDSAPGVHYFGCFLVAGGLYVVVGLPIAWLPNNTPRYGKRTTATGLQLTFGNASGIMSAFIYPALDKPRFIRGHAVSLSMVGVGSCIYGLLWYWLWKENRRRDAGELPREHQGLPEDELKELGDDSPHYRYTI, from the exons ATGGCGCCAGCATCAGAGATGGCGGTGGCTGCAATGGCCGAGGACGATAACAAGACGACTAGAGCCCAAGAGGCCGCTGCGGTGGAATCAGATACCGAAACATTGCTTCAAGGCGCGGATGAGAAAAAGTTGCTGCGGAAGCTGGATCTCTACATTATCCCTCTCGTCATGGGCTTGTATTTGTTTAGTTTCCTCGACAG GGTTAATATTGGCAACGCTCGGCTGTACGGACTCGAGCAAGATCTTCACCTCTCATCCGAACAGTTTCAGGTGACCGTttccatcctcttcgtcacaTATCTCCTCTTTGAGGTGCCGTCAAACCTCGTGCTAAAGCTCTTCACTCCCCGTCTATGGGTATCGTTCATCGTCATAGCATGGGGCATCATTGCCACCCTTTCAGGACTGGTACAGTCATACGGGGCACTCATCGCCTGTCGTCTGCTCTTGGGAGTCGTCGAGGCAGGCTTGTTCCCCGGCCTCAGCGTCTATCTCACCTTCTTTTACACCAAGCACGAGCTGGCCTTGAGGATTGGCTATCTCTTTGTCAGTGCTGCTATAGCCGGCGCTCTGGGCGGACTGTTGGCTTACGGCATTGGGCACATGGATGGCGTCTGTGGCATGAGTGGGTGGCGGTGGATTCTCATCATCGAGGGCATCCCGAGCGTGATTCTTGGTGTAGTCACTTTCATTGCGCTACCGAATGATGCGGAATCTGCATACTTCCTtacaaaagaggagaaactGCTCATGGAAGAGAGACACAGGCGGGAATACGGAAATACAGCGACAAGCCGTGAATTTAGCCGAGTGGATATGATGAGGGCTTTCAAAGACTGGAAGGTGTGGGCGTTTTCCTTTGCGCAGTTTGGCGTCGATACTATGCTCTATG gcttCTCGACTTTCTTGCCCACAATCATTGATGCTCTCGGCGAATGGAGCATTGCCCAAGTTCAGCTCCTTACCATCCCATGCTACTTCCTCGGAGCGGTGACTTACATGATTGTTGCTATGCTTTCTGATAGATTCCAAATGCGAGGAATATTCTGTGTCATCTTTGGCTGCATAAGCATTATCGGGTACGGTGTCCTGTTGTCCGACTCGGCTCCTGGAGTGCACTATTTTGGATGTTTCCTTGTTGCGGGAGGTTTgtatgttgttgttggtctTCCAATTGCCTGG TTGCCAAATAATACCCCTCGATATGGCAAAAGAACAACTGCAACAGGTTTGCAGCTTACTTTCGGAAACGCCTCTGGAATCATGTCTGCGTTCATATA CCCTGCGCTTGATAAGCCACGATTCATTCGCGGCCATGCCGTCTCACTCAGCATGGTTGGAGTGGGTAGCTGCATATATGGGCTTCTCTGGTACTGGCTTTGGAAGGAAAATAGGCGCCGCGATGCTGGAGAATTGCCGCGAGAGCATCAGGGGCTGCCGGAAGATGAGCTGAAGGAGCTGGGAGACGACAGCCCTCATTACAGATACACGATTTAA
- a CDS encoding uncharacterized protein (SECRETED:SignalP(1-18)~EggNog:ENOG41~TransMembrane:1 (n3-13c18/19o285-307i)) yields MRLPLALALGALLGAAQAKVVIRADSSSTAPAESGDSPADSTTPPPTSSPSSTPPPGSSSSPSAGGGGSTTTITQTDTVTNTAGGKTSTATKTLTTTVTTTVVVTSTAFTTTTVTSSNAQTATKTEYDTTTVFVTPTPTGPAQKRNGWIVPRTTADAQPSYVPSAEDVEHYLAMRGLQGRDIVTDVVTVTVGGGGSDTTITDTVTKTVKDTTTSRTTITNTITETDQVNAKTTITTTSTLTVTSTVVSTGVVETSTGPVSSATGAANGNTGHASDSSGLSTGAKAGIGVGVGVGGLLLIGAALLLILRRRNRGPSPDHDDLVGASEVPIGGGGGGGGHQQPMSSHTASAAAFLAPGRTPVKSPAPEGYRGTALGDGRAGFAKPEPYGSAYNTPSPTTTAANTVSPASFPSAQLAPAHADAAELGNDNLNAAKWHDSNAAEIDGNAVMSHQSGPVYEMPTQNYH; encoded by the coding sequence ATGCGCTTGCCGCTGGCGCTCGCTCTCGGCGCGCTGCTTGGGGCCGCCCAGGCAAAAGTCGTGATCCGAGCCGACAGCAGCTCAACCGCGCCGGCCGAAAGTGGTGATTCACCAGCAGACTCGACGACGCCGCCTCCCACCTCGTCGCCGTCATCGACTCCTCCTCCGggctcctcgtcctcgccgAGCGCTgggggcggcggcagcaccaCGACCATCACCCAGACTGACACCGTCACCAACACCGCGGGCGGCAAGACGTCAACAGCCACCAAGACTCTGACGACCACGGTCACAACCACGGTTGTCGTCACCTCCACGGCCTTCACGACCACCACTGTTACGAGCAGCAACGCGCAGACGGCCACCAAGACGGAGTATGACACCACCACGGTCTTTGTGACGCCCACACCCACCGGACCTGCCCAGAAGCGAAATGGATGGATTGTACCGAGAACCACCGCCGATGCCCAGCCTTCTTATGTCCCCAGTGCTGAAGATGTCGAGCATTATCTGGCTATGCGTGGTCTGCAAGGGCGTGATATCGTCACCGATGTTGTGACGGTGACTGTTGGAGGAGGTGGCAGCGATACCACGATTACCGATACCGTCACCAAGACTGTCAAGGATACCACAACATCCCGCACTACCATCACCAACACCATCACTGAGACGGATCAAGTCAACGCCAAGACCACGattaccaccaccagcacctTGACCGTCACCTCCACTGTTGTTAGCACCGGCGTCGTGGAGACATCAACTGGCCCGGTCAGCTCGGCCACAGGCGCTGCCAACGGCAATACGGGACATGCCTCTGATAGCTCTGGCCTGTCTACCGGCGCTAAGGCTGGTATCGGTGTCGGCGTCGGAGTCGGTGGCCTTCTCCTCATCGGTGCCGCTCTCTTGCTGATCTTGAGACGTCGCAACCGCGGCCCTAGCCCTGATCACGATGATCTGGTCGGTGCTTCTGAAGTCCCgattggcggcggtggtggaggcGGTGGTCACCAGCAACCCATGTCTTCACACACCGCTTCCGCTGCCGCTTTCCTTGCCCCCGGACGTACCCCAGTCAAGTCACCCGCTCCCGAGGGTTATCGTGGTACCGCTTTAGGCGATGGACGTGCTGGATTTGCCAAACCAGAGCCGTACGGTTCAGCCTACAACACTCCCAGCCCGACTACCACAGCGGCAAACACCGTTAGCCCTGCTTCATTCCCCTCGGCTCAGCTCGCTCCTGCTCATGCTGATGCAGCAGAGCTGGGCAATGACAACCTCAACGCCGCGAAATGGCATGACTCCAATGCCGCCGAAATCGACGGTAACGCTGTCATGAGCCACCAGAGTGGGCCTGTGTACGAAATGCCCACGCAAAACTACCACTAA
- a CDS encoding uncharacterized protein (TransMembrane:8 (i56-78o90-115i136-153o173-201i222-240o252-270i309-326o408-430i)): MGYDEYESYERQTERSRWTPLTRMLLSGEMTQEKQQELTNREKFDRWMINEGYRRVFVFVFMLAHALIFAFACVHYGVKDSLAGARSIFGFTFVIARASALVLHVDVGIVLFPVCRTLISLLRQTPLNGVIQFDKNITFHITTAWSIVFFSWVHTISHWNNFAQVAIKNNLGVYGWLLANFASGPGWTGYIMLIALMGMVFTSVEKPRRANYERFWYTHHMFIIFFLFWAIHGAFCMIQPDVAPFCTSIGPSAIGVFWQYWTYGGFIYLAERIAREIRGHHKTYISKVIQHPSNVCEIQIKKENTKTRAGQYIFFCCPAVSLWQYHPFTLTSAPEEDYISIHIRCVGDFTKEVSTLLGCEWDKKGNSSKVVGVSGDENTDPALKRVLPRVYIDGPFGSASEDVFKYEVAVLVGAGIGVTPFASILKSIWYRMNYPQQKTRLRKVYFFWICRDFGSFEWFRSLLLAVEAQDVDNRIEIHTYLTAKIKADDATNIMINDANADKDAITGLRSPTNFGRPNWDMIFRGIRKLHTPAEAGVFFCGPKGLGSSLHVYCNKYTDPEFSFVWGKENF; the protein is encoded by the exons ATGGGATACGACGAGTATGAGAGCTATGAGCGCCAGACGGAGCGGTCCAGATGGACGCCTCTGACGCGGATGCTGCTATCTGGAGAGATGACACAGGAGAAACAGCAGGAGCTGACAAACCGGGAAAAGTTCGATCGATGGATGATTAACGAGGGTTACCGAAGAGT GTTCGTTTTCGTCTTCATGCTCGCCCACGCCCTGATTTTCGCTTTTGCTTGCGTTCACTATGGCGTCAAAGACAGTTTGGCGGGAGCCCGAAGCATCTTTGGCTTCACATTCGTTATTGCCCGAGCCTCTGCCCTGGTCCTCCACGTCGATGTCGGCATCGTTCTCTTCCCCGTCTGCAGAACCCTGATCTCGCTCCTCCGACAGACTCCCCTGAATGGTGTTATCCAATTCGACAAGAACATCACATTCCACATCACGACGGCCTGGTCGATTGTGTTTTTCTCCTGGGTTCACACCATTTCTCATTGGAACAACTTTGCTCAGGTGGCAATCAAGAACAACCTAGGAGTCTATGGCTGGCTGCTTGCCAACTTCGCCTCTGGCCCCGGCTGGACTGGATACATCATGTTGATTGCGCTTATGGGCATGGTGTTCACTTCGGTTGAGAAGCCTCGACGGGCCAACTACGAACGATTCTGGTACACTCACCACAtgttcatcatcttcttcctcttctgggCCATCCACGGAGCCTTCTGCATGATTCAGCCTGACGTGGCGCCGTTCTGCACCAGCATTGGACCTTCGGCTATCGGTGTGTTTTGGCAGTACTGGACGTACGGAGGATTCATCTACCTGGCGGAGAGAATTGCCCGAGAGATTCGTGGACACCACAAGACGTACATCTCAAAGGTCATCCAGCACCCCAGCAATGTCTGCGAGATCCagatcaagaaggagaacaCCAAGACGCGAGCCGGACAATACATTTTCTTCTGTTGCCCGGCTGTGTCTCTCTGGCAATACCACCCCTTTACCTTGACCAGCGCTCCTGAGGAGGACTACATCTCTATCCACATACGTTGCGTAGGCGACTTTACCAAGGAGGTCTCGACTCTTCTGGGCTGCGAGTGGGACAAGAAAGGCAACTCGAGTAAGGTGGTTGGAGTTTCTGGAGACGAAAACACCGATCCAGCCCTGAAGCGCGTTCTGCCCCGAGTTTACATTGACGGACCCTTCGGATCTGCCTCTGAGGACGTTTTCAAATATGAAGTGGCGGTCCTCGTCGGAGCCGGTATTGGTGTTACGCCCTTTGCTTCTATCCTCAAGTCCATCTGGTACCGCATGAACTATCCCCAGCAGAAGACACGGCTGCGAAAGGTCTACTTCTTCTGGATCTGCCGAGACTTTGGCTCCTTTGAGTGGTTTCGatcgctgctgcttgccGTGGAGGCCCAGGACGTGGACAACCGCATCGAGATCCACACGTATCTGACGGCCAAGATCAAGGCAGACGATGCCACCAACATTATGATCAACGACGCCAACGCCGATAAAGATGCCATTACAGGCTTGAGAAGTCCCACCAACTTTGGTCGTCCCAACTGGGACATGATTTTCCGAGGTATCCGGAAGCTGCACACTCCTGCCGAAGCTGGTGTGTTTTTCTGTGGACCCAAAGGGCTGGGAAGTTCCCTGCACGTTTACTGCAACAAGTATACAGATCCCGA GTTCTCATTCGTCTGGGGCAAGGAAAACTTTTAG
- the UBC1 gene encoding Ubiquitin-conjugating enzyme E2 1, which produces MALKRINKELKDLGTDPPSSCSAGPVGEDLFHWQATIMGPGDSPYSGGVFFLKIQFPTDYPFKPPKVNFSTRIYHPNINSNGSICLDILRDQWSPALTISKVLLSICSMLTDPNPDDPLVPEIAHVYKTDRPRYEATAREWTRKYAV; this is translated from the exons ATGGCCTTGAAGCGCATCAACAAAGAGCTTAAGGACCTCGGCAC TGATCCGCCATCCTCCTGCTCTGCTGGCCCTGTCGGCGAAGATCTG TTCCACTGGCAAGCTACTATTATGGGACCC GGTGATTCACCATACTCAGGAGGCGTCTTCTTCCTGAAGATTCAGTTCCCCACTGACTACCCCTTCAAACCTCCGAAAGTCAACTTCTCTACCAGAATCTACCACCCCAATATCAacagcaacggcagcatCTGTCTCGACATTCTACGAGACCAGTGGAGCCCTGCTCTGACTATTTCTAAAG TTCTGCTTTCTATCTGCTCTATGCTCACAGACCCGAACCCCGATGATCCGCTTGTGCCTGAGATTGCGCACGTGTACAAGACTGACCGGCCCCGATACGAGGCCACCGCTCGGGAGTGGACCCGCAAGTACGCCGTCTAG
- a CDS encoding uncharacterized protein (EggNog:ENOG41~TransMembrane:1 (i179-199o)), which translates to MRLGSRRTHGCKTCKRRKIKCDNKQPHCSQCIRLKQPCPGTTQGLIFIHSVDELPPQRQLVCRDQWYKQAGNAGIPTSIGGNIHEMMSRMALDIASYHLCPWTPHLWMMLIPQLPLSADFQSIMLLPFQAMKAAISALLSNDASSRAAAYGYYSSGLERHQAQFHRLVPWRKHRNLPSILNLLLMSMALLEFEMMAPLATDSWFPHAYGALSLLEQAGPEGCQTSPFFEIFWHLRFLMSYVALSTRKTSLLGTQDWMEVPFLHRGKTEFDRVIDTLLSPDAKLATGNGFDTSTDKWETSSGRHSTESTAASLNRIAGSEQIIRILVNLRELVSAYRSEDSSERQISLSGAILEDSKLLLSQPPLSFNIGLQVISAVSLVVQYAPDSLQKQDATQLYAYWHGRLMLKP; encoded by the exons ATGAGACTAGGTTCTCGGAGGACACATGGGTGCAAGACATGCAAACGGAGAAAGATAAAA TGTGACAACAAGCAACCGCACTGTTCCCAGTGCATACGGCTCAAGCAGCCATGTCCTGGAACCACGCAAGGTCTTATTTTTATCCATAGTGTAGATG AATTACCGCCCCAGCGGCAACTTGTCTGCCGCGATCAATGGTATAAA CAAGCGGGCAACGCTGGCATTCCGACCAGCATCGGCGGCAACATACATGAAATGATGTCGCGTATGGCGCTTGATATTGCATCATATCATCTATGCCCTTGGACGCCCCATCTATGGATGATGTTGATTCCGCAGCTCCCGCTGTCGGCAGATTTTCAGTCCATTATGCTGCTTCCATTTCAAGCCATGAAGGCAGCCATCTCAGCTCTTCTTAGCAATGATGCGTCGTCAAGAGCGGCAGCGTACGGGTATTATTCAAGCGGCTTGGAGCGCCACCAGGCTCAATTTCATCGGCTTGTTCCATGGCGGAAGCACCGGAATTTGCCATCTATTTTGAATCTCCTTCTCATGTCCATGGCGCTGTTGGAATTTGAGATGATGGCACCTCTTGCTACGGACTCATGGTTTCCCCATGCTTATGGCGCCCTCAGCCTCCTAGAGCAAGCGGGACCCGAAGGCTGCCAGACGTCGCCATTTTTTGAGATATTTTGGCACCTGCGTTTTCTCATG TCATACGTAGCGCTATCCACTCGCAAGACTTCACTCCTGGGGACTCAAGACTGGATGGAGGTACCCTTTCTACACCGTGGTAAAACCGAATTCGACCGCGTCATTGATACGCTTCTTTCACCAGATGCAAAATTGGCAACAGGAAATGGTTTCGACACCAGCACTGACAAATGGGAAACGAGCAGCGGCAGACACAGCACAGAGTCAACAGCTGCTAGTTTAAACCGAATTGCTGGTTCTGAGCAAATAATTCGCATTCTCGTAAATTTGCGAGAGCTTGTATCGGCATACCGATCAGAGGATAGTTCTGAGAGGCAAATCTCTCTATCGGGAGCTATCCTCGAGGACTCGAAGCTCCTACTTAGCCAGCCTCCTCTGTCGTTTAACATAGGGTTGCAAGTCATATCTGCAGTGAGTTTGGTGGTTCAATATGCACCCGACTCCCTACAAAAACAAGATGCGACGCAGCTATATGCTTACTGGCATGGGCGTCTTATGTTAAAGCCATGA